The window CTGCTACGTGGGATGGTGATTTTTCTCCTGTTGAGCCGGCTCCAGAAGCATAATTGTTGATTCGCTTAGTCTATTAATTAACTGACACGATAAAGATAATATAAGGATATAGTATCTTTATCGTCTTTCTTTTTAAATTATTTATTATGATAAAGAAAACAACTGTAGCCGCAATATTATTATCATTATTACCATTGAAAAATAGTTTGGCTGTTAATGTCGGTAATATTACTGAAATTATTGACTCAAGCCAAGATACATTAGCCAAAGAAGTCGAAAATACAGTTAATACAGCAAGATTAGTGAATTTAACTATCGAAAAAATAGATTCGCCTTTAGATAATGGAAAAGTAGTATCAGTAACTGATCCTAATGAAATATTATCAACACCTGCCAATTTAATTTTACCAGGAAATGCTAAAGATGTATTTAAAATTATTTATCAAGGGCCAAAAGACGATAAAGAACGTTATTATCGCTTAAATTGGAAAGACGATCCTATTGGAGAAAGCACGGCAACAAAAAGCGCGAAATCTGCATCGGCGACGACTTCAGCAACAATTAGTACCATACTTGTCGTATCGCCTAGAATAGAAAAATTCAATTATAAATATGCAAACTCACAGATTTCTAATACAGGAAATAGTACGTTTCGAGTTGTTGCATCTGGTCCTTGTTTAGCATCAAAACAAAAAAGTGGTGTAGATGGGATATGTCGAGAGCGTTATTACTTGATGCCTAATTTAGCGGTGAAATTACAATTTGTCGATCTCACAAATAAGAAATCTAGTGTAGGTATTTGGCACAAAGGAGAGTTCATTGTTGTCAAATAATGAATAATAGGCTTTAATCATGCGTAAGAGTGTTCTTGCTATATCAATAATGAGTATTATTTTTTCCAATCCTATTAATGCTAATGACATAAAAAGCATTAAAATTGGTGGGTATATTATTCCTCCTGCATTTGTTATGGCCTTAGAGGAAGGCATGTCTGTGCCAGTATTCTTACGATTAAACGATGCGGCTAGTAGCAATCAAAGCGAAGATAAAATTGCCGATGCAGTTATTGTTATTGAACATGATAAAATAAAATTAGCAAGTATTCATCTTATTGATTCAACACAAGGACCACAATTAAATAGCTTACTTATCGAAACATTAGAAAAGAAGAATAATGTATTTTTTGACGAAAACAGTGATATTTCTATTGATAGTAATGCGACTTTGAAATTGAATATATCTTCATTTAACTTATCTCTAGATGTAGATAAAGCAGCATTCTCCCCTAAAGAGCGCGTTAGACGATTTTCACTTGGTGATTCGTCAGTAAATAGGTTTTCAGCCGTTGCCAATTATGATTTGGGGGTTTTCCAAAGCCATGTAAAGAACGCAAAAAACTCATCCAGCAGCTATTTCAATTTAGATACGTTATTTGCCGCTGCCGAGCATCATATAAATATTAATGCTTCAGCTTATAGTATTGGCAAGTCAAATTCTAACGTAGAGCTTTATCGGGCTATGTATGAGCGTGATTTTAATGGTCTTCGCTTTGCATTAGGTCTGATGAGTACATGGAATTTACAGTCTATTGCCAGTTTAACAACGCTAAGTAGTAGTAAAATTTATGCGGCATCAATTGGTAATCACTCATCAAGTGTTGTGGCAAATAAACAGCAATCGCTAACACCGATATATGCGTTTTTAAATAGTCCTGGTGAGGTTCGAATTTATCGGCAGGGCAAGTTATTAAATATCCAAAATTTCCCGATGGGTAACTATGAGGTTGATACGAGTGTATTACCTTATGGTATTTATGATGTCACCATTGAAACGGTTGTAGATGGCAAAGTGGTAACGACACAGAACCAAACGATTAATAAGTCATTCGGAGCGATAGGACGAAATTTCGATAAAACAAACTGGGAATTATACGGCGGCTATGTTGATTTTGATAAAAAATATTATGTCAGAAATGAAAATTCCCATAGCCAATCACCAGAAAAGAGTTATTTATTAGGTATCTCTATTGCTAGAAGTTTTCCGGTACTGTCCGGTTTAAGCTTAACGATGTCTAATTATGGTTTTGACAAATTTTTTGTTAATGAAACCAGTATCAATGTGGCTTTAAATGAGTACATCTCTCTTTCATGGCAAGGCATGATGGAAAATCATGGTAGCCATAGAAATATTGGAACTGTTTCTCTGACGATACCTGAAGGATACGGTTCTCTATGGGCATCAAGAGAAAAAACAGTTATTAAAGGCGATTTACCCCTTTATGACGCGGATAGCTATTCCTATGGTGGTACTTTCAATTTTGACAAAATTATTGATCGAGCAGGGACTTTTACTATCAGTAATACCAAAGACCGTCGTGTAGGCAGCGATTCAATTAACTATGAATATGGCAATACATTATTTTCTGGTCGTTATGGTACGGTTGGATTAAGAGCTGGCGTTCAACGTTATCATTATGATAACCAAAGCAGTACAAACGAAAAATACATTAATCTCGATTTCTCATTGCCCCTATCGACTTGGTTAAGCACGGGGGGTTCATCGACCAATGGTAATATCAAAGCTAATATTTATGCGAATAAGAACTTTGAAGATTCACCAATTACAAATGCAGGGCTTTCTGTTTCGAAGTTAGTCCGTGACAAGAATAATGGCGAGTCTGATTTTTCTACATTAGCTTATGCTTCTTACGATATGAAATATAACTCAGGAACGATCACAGTTAATCGTCCTGATGGTGATAGGCTAAATGGTAATTTAACATCTAGAGGTTCTATTGCTTATAGTGATGGCACGATCATGCCTAGTGGTCAACAAGGTAAATCAGGGATCATTATAAATTCAGCGATCACGGGTAATGGCAGCATGGTTG of the Providencia stuartii genome contains:
- a CDS encoding TcfC E-set like domain-containing protein, encoding MRKSVLAISIMSIIFSNPINANDIKSIKIGGYIIPPAFVMALEEGMSVPVFLRLNDAASSNQSEDKIADAVIVIEHDKIKLASIHLIDSTQGPQLNSLLIETLEKKNNVFFDENSDISIDSNATLKLNISSFNLSLDVDKAAFSPKERVRRFSLGDSSVNRFSAVANYDLGVFQSHVKNAKNSSSSYFNLDTLFAAAEHHININASAYSIGKSNSNVELYRAMYERDFNGLRFALGLMSTWNLQSIASLTTLSSSKIYAASIGNHSSSVVANKQQSLTPIYAFLNSPGEVRIYRQGKLLNIQNFPMGNYEVDTSVLPYGIYDVTIETVVDGKVVTTQNQTINKSFGAIGRNFDKTNWELYGGYVDFDKKYYVRNENSHSQSPEKSYLLGISIARSFPVLSGLSLTMSNYGFDKFFVNETSINVALNEYISLSWQGMMENHGSHRNIGTVSLTIPEGYGSLWASREKTVIKGDLPLYDADSYSYGGTFNFDKIIDRAGTFTISNTKDRRVGSDSINYEYGNTLFSGRYGTVGLRAGVQRYHYDNQSSTNEKYINLDFSLPLSTWLSTGGSSTNGNIKANIYANKNFEDSPITNAGLSVSKLVRDKNNGESDFSTLAYASYDMKYNSGTITVNRPDGDRLNGNLTSRGSIAYSDGTIMPSGQQGKSGIIINSAITGNGSMVAKVNGQNYPISGKNTFIPLSPYSDYEIQLMNDGKSKDSFDIISGRNKSVTLYPGNIAFYQPEVRQLVTVFGRLKSPDGEFIKYASIRNHIGRTRTDKNGEFSMDVDVRYPVISLLQDDEKTICEADLNLEGARGALWVGDVTCEPQSSLAKR